The DNA window GGTGTCCTCAGCACGATCGAGTTCCGGCGTCGCCCAGCGCAGCGCCTGCGTGTAGGGGTGTTGCGGATTGTGGATGATCTGCTCGGGCGAGCCGATCTCCACGAGTTCCCCGAGGTACATGACGCCGATCCGGCCGCCGGTCTTCTCGGCGAAGTAGCGGGCGTTCGAGAGGTCGTGTGAGATCGCCAGGAACGACGTATTAAACGTGTCCTGCAGTTCGATCATCAGGTCCATCATGCTGACCCGCAGCGAGACGTCGAGTGCCGACACTGCTTCGTCGGCGAGGATGAGATCCGGATTGATCAACATTGCGCGGATCAAGGCGACCCGCTGTTTCTCGCCGCCCGAGAGCTGGTGTGGGTACCGGTCGATGTAGTCCTCCGGTGGACTGATCCCGACGTACTCGAGCATCCCCAAAATCCGCTCCCGGCGATCGTTTCCGTCGAGATCCGAGTGCCACCGCTTGAGTGGCGTCTCGAGAATCGTCCGCACGCGGTGGTGGGAGTTGAGCGAACTGCCGGGGTCTTGGTGGACGATCTGGAGGGCCCGTCGAATCTCCTTGTCGGCAAGGGTACTACTGTTGCCGCTGCCTTCCCAGATGTCCCGTCCCTTGTACTCGATCGTCCCATCGGTCGGCTGCTGCAGTCCGACGGCGGTCTTCCCGAGCGTCGTCTTCCCACAGCCCGATTCGCCGACGAGAACGACCACGTCGTTCTCGTAGATGTCGAGCGAGACGCCGTCGACGGCAGTAACCACGTCCGAATCGCCGAAGTCGAGTAACCCGTCGTTCTCGGAGCCGAACTCTATCTCGACATCGTTCAACGACACGACCGGCTCTTCGGCTGCCGTCCGATCGGCGGCCGTCCGCCTGACCAGGTCGCTCGAGTCTGACTTAGCGAACGCTTTATCGATGTTTTCGATCGAGTCCTCCCAGTGGTGACAGTAGACGTCGTGGTCCGTCCCGGCGTCGTAGGCGTCGGGGTCGTGGGCCCGACACTCGTCGTCGGCGAGCGGACACCGCGGGTGGTAGGAACACCCCTCCGGGATGTTGACCGGATCGGGGCTCTCGCCCTCGATCGGCCGCATCTCCTCGAGCGGGGCCGAGAGGTTCGGCGTCGCGTTCAGCAACGCCCGCGTGTAGGGATGGGCGGGATCCGCGAGGATCTCGTCGGCCGGCCCGACCTCCGCGAACTCGAAGGCGTACAGCACGGCGAGTCGATCCGCAAGGTCGGCGACCAGCGGCAGGTCGTGGGTGATGAAGACGATCGTGAGGTCGTGTTTCTCCTTGATATCCTCGAGCAGCGAAATGATCGACCGCTGCATCAGCAGGTCAAGCGCCGCCGTCGGCTCGTCCATCACGAGCATCTCCGGATCGAGGACCAGACTCAGCGCGATCAGCACGCGCTGTTTCATTCCGCCGGAGAGTTCGTGCGGGTACGAGTCGAGCATGCGCTCCGGTTCGAGGTACAGGTCCTCGAGAAGTTCCTTCGCGCGCTCGAGGCCCCGTTCGACGTTGTAGTCGTGGGCGCTAAGCGTCTCGACGAAGTGAGTGCGTATCTTCAGGACCGGGTTGAACGAACTCATCGCGCCCTGGAAGACCATCGAGACCTCCTCCCAGCGGAACTGGCGGAGTCCCTCCTTCGAGAGGTCGGTGACGGAGATCGGCTCCCCGTCCTCGGGATAGTACGTCACCTCGCCGGTCGTGACGCCCGGTTCGGGCACGGCGTCGAGCATCGCCGAGGCGAACATCGATTTTCCGGAGCCGGATTCGCCGATGACGCCGACGATTTCGTCGCGCTGGACGTCGAAATCGACGTCATTGAGGACACGAGACTGTCCGCGGTTCATGCCGAACGCGACGGAGGTATCTCGGAGTTTCATGATGACGTCCTCGTTCGGTCGGTCGATGTCCGCTGCCGACTGCGAGACCGTCATCGCGACACCTCCAGTGCGGTCCGCCGGTCGTCGCTTTGATCGACGTTGGCGTGCGCGTACGGTCGTCGAATCGGTCGAGTCGGTCGTACCGAAGTCGCATTCGTCGTAGCCGAAATCATACGTTCATCATGTCCTTGGTGTCGCTTTCGGAGTCCGGTTCCAGCTGGTCGTCGTCGCCCAGATCCTGATGGCGCGCCCTGATGCGCGGGTTGAACACCTGGTCCAGCGACTGCGCGAGCAGGATGAGCCCGATCGCGATCCCCGAGATAGCGATCATCGGAACGAGCAGCCAGTGGTACGCAGACGGCCGGTAGAGTGCGCCGGCGTTGTACGCGTTGTTCAGCATGACGCCCCAGTTGGCGTCGGAGAACGGCAGCACGCCGAGGAAGTACAGCGCGACGGCTGCGAAGATGATCCGGCGGGCTGCGTTCACCATATTCACCACGATGTACGGCATCAGGTGCGGAATGATCTCTCGGAGGAGGATCCACCGCGTCGACAGGTCCATCGCCCGCGCCGCCTCGACGAACGACTCGCTGCGGATCGTCAACACCTGCGAGCGAATCGCTCGAGCCAGCCCCGCCCACGCGGCGACCGCCAACAGTACGCCGAGCGTGACGGGGTTGTTGATCCAGGCCTCGAGCAGCGTCGCGAGGACGATCACCAGCGGCAGGCCGGGAATATTGATGAATATGTCGGTGATCGTGCTGAGCACGGTGTCGATCGTTCCGCCCTTGTAGCCGGCAACGACACCGAAGATGGTACCGACGGCGACGGTAAAGACCGCACCCGACGCCATCATGATGAGGATCGAGGGCGTCGAGTGGATCAGCATCGCGAACACGTCCCTGCCCGCGACCGTGGTCCCGAGCGGGAAGTCCCAGTTCTCGAACGCGCCCAACAACTGCGGTCCGTGGGCCGGATGGGTCGGCTCGACCAGATAGACGCCGACGGTGGCCATGAGGAAGTAGATCCCGAGGATGCCGAACGAGACGACCGCTCGCCAGTCGCTGCGCAGGATCGACCACGGTGTTCGGATGTACTCCTCGAGGAACCGATCGATCCGGTCGCTGCGCGTCTCCGCGACGGAGGCAGTCGTTTCGAACGGCGAGTCCGTTCCGATCGTGCCGCCGTCGCTTCGCATCTGCGCGGCTGTCTCGTCAGTTTGTTCCTCGGCAGTCGTTTCCACGGACTGCTCGGGAACGAACTGGTCGATCGAGTCGCCCGATCGCCCGTTCGGCGGTTCCGAGGACTCGTCGTCAGAACGCTTCACGGCCCTCACCTCCTGCACGGGGATCGATTTTACCGTAGGTCAGGTCGGCGATGAACAGCGCGATGACGACGGCGATCGTGATGATCGTGAACGCGCCCATCATCAGCGGGTAGTCGCGCGCCCGGACTGCTTGAATCATGTAGTAGCCCATGCCCCTGTACGCGAAGATCTCCTCGAGGACGACGGCGCCGCCGAACATGGTCCCGAGAGAGATCATCAATCCGGTGTACATCGGCAAGATCGCGTTGCGGGCGACGTACCGGACGGCGATCGTTCGGTCGGGCAACCCGCGAAGTCGGGCGACGCGGAGGTAATCCTCGCCGAGGACGCGAACGCTGTTGCCTCGCATCGTCAGCGATGCCGCGCCCGACGCGACGAACATCGAGAGGACGGGCAACGCCGCGTGGTGGAGGATCCCCAACATGAACGGCAGGTTGAACCCGGCTTCGACGCCCGTCGGTCGACGACCCGACGTCGGGAACCAGTTGAGTCGGTAGGCGAATGTGATCAACAGCAAGAGCGCGAGCACGTAGAACGGGATCGACGTGATCGTCGTCGCGTAGCCTGTGAGCCCGACGTCGAACTTGCTGCCCTCCCAGTAGGCCATGAGCGCACCGAGCGAGATGCCAACCGTGAAGCTGAGGAACACCGCCCAGCTCATGACGAACAGCGTCCACGGGATCGCATCGCCCATGATCGCAGCGACTGAGGCGTTCTGGCTCATCGAGTGACCCATATTACCTTGAGCAAGGGCAACCATGTAGTCCACGTAGGCAACGTGGATCGGGTCCTGTGGGTTGATATTCATGTAAATCTCCGCGAGCTCGTAGGCCTCCTGCGGATTGTCGAGCTCCGGTCCGATTCGTGCAACGAATGCGTCGACCGGATTCCCGGGCATCATTCGCGTCATGACGAACGCGAGGGTCATCACTGCCCAGATGGTAAATACGGCCTGACCAAGCCGTCGTATCTTCCAATTCATTGTATGACCACGTCGTAGTACGGCATCATTAGTATTGTTATCTACCGTTATAAAACCCCGTAATCGCCTGAGAGCCTTACTCCTGGTACGGACGGAGATCGCCGTCCGGCAGTCGCACCAGATTGAACTCGCAGACGCGGTTGTCGAGCATTTCGTCCGAGGCATCGACGTGCCATTCGTTGGCGTTGATTGCCCCGTAGTCGCCGGCGATCACGCAGCCGTACATCGGCAGCGCCTGATTGTACCACCAGGTCAGCCGCTGGAGGTACTCGTCGTCGCCGGTGAGGTGCAGCTGCTCGATCTCGTCCATGACGTTGAGCTCCATGGTGTCGGAGGCATCCGGGTTGCCGATCTCCGCGGGGATCTCCCACGTCTCGTTCTCGTAGTCCACGTGGTTCAGTTGCGCGAACCAGTTCCAGACGAAGTCGACGTAGGTCAGCCCCATGATGGAGAACACCGGGTGGTTGTCGAAGATGATGTCGTGGTCGCCGTTGAACCGGCTCTCGCCGTAGGTCGCTTCGTCCACGGCATCGACCTCTGCGGTGAAGCCGAACTCTTCGAGCTGGTGTCGAATTGCGTCGAGTCCGTCGACCTGCACGGCGGTACTCGACTGAGCGAGCAACGTAAGTTCGGCCGGCTCGCCGTCCTCGTCGTACCACTGGCCGTCATCGCGCTGGTATCCGGCCTCCTCCATGAGGGCGGTCGCGCGATCGTGGTCGACATCGTAGTTGTCGTACCCGTCGATGTCGACCAGTCCCTCTTCGACCGCCGTCGAGTTGAGGAATGTCGGCGGGAGTTCGTAGAGATCGTATTCCTCGGGGACCGACGCAAAGATCTGTTCACGATCGAGCGCGCACGCGATCGCCTTTCGAACCCGCTCGTCCGACGTGATCGGCTGGTTGGTTGGGTTGTTGGCTGGCGAGTTGGGCCAGTCGTAGTCACCGAAGTTGAACAGGACCGACCAGAGGTGATCGTAGTCCCGGTTGATCTCGTGGTGCTCCGGCAGTTGCTGCATGAGGTCCGGCGACTCCGGTAGGTTGAGCGCGATCGCGTCGACCTGCTCCTCGATGAACGCCAGCACCTGGTCTTCGTGGTGCTCGATAACGTACTCGGTGAAGTAGATATCGTCCGCGTTGGGATGGTCGTCGTAGACTTCCGCGACGAGGGCGGTGTCCGTGACCTCTTTGAGTTGGAACGGGCCGTTCCCGACGACTTCGTCGAGTTCGGGCGACCACTCCTGGAAGTCCGAGACGAGTGTCGTCGCCTCGTCGCTGTCCGCGTCGGCGTCCATCAGGTCGTCACGCCACTGGCCGAAGGAGGGGTTCCCGACGTCCTCCTTGATGAACAGAGGCGCTTCTGCGAGTTCGTTGGTGAGAACGGACTCGATGGTGAAGTCGTCGTGGAGGTGGTATCGGATGGCGTAATCGTCCACGGCTTCGTAGTCTTCGATATACGTACTCGCCGGATCATCCGGGGACGTGATCTCGGAGATTCGGAACCGAATGTCGAGATCGGTTACCAGATCAGCAGTGGTGACCGGATCGCCGTTGTGCCACGTCCACTCGTCGCTCATCTCGACGAGCACCGATCCGTCTTCTTTCTCCCAGTTGTCCGCGATGAGTCCCTGGAACGTACCGTGGCTCTGGTATTCGACCATCAACGGATCGAAGATCAGCCCCGGCGGGTCGAAGTTCGCCATCTCGTTAGACGGGTCGTAGGGATTCCACGACGCGTTGTCCATTCCGTAGGTCCCGCGGTGGAGCGCCTTCGTAAACCGTTTGTCGACCCGTTCTTCAACCGGCTCGCGGTTGCTGTTATCGACACCGTTGCCGGAGTTGTTAGTACAGCCGGCCAGTGCCACAACACCCCCTGCCAGCCCACTCTTCAGTGCAGTCCGTCGAGTAATTGCACTGTTCGAACCATTGCTATTCGTTGGCATCGATCACGTGTTCATGATAGAACCATATATATTTTTCTACTCAATTGGCTACAAACACTACTAGTACCGAGTGCAGCGCTCATCGCGGTGGTAGCTGGGGAAAACTTATGATCCGATGGCCCCCCATTAGTCAATCGATGGATCGTACTCGTCCGGTGCTCAAGTTCGTGTTCGGAATCAACGTGCTCTTCTTGGTTCTGCTGGGATTTTCGTATCCGTATCTCGAACCCGGTACCGGCTCGTACGTCGTCGCGACAATGACGGCCGCGCTCTGTCTGTTAATGCTGGCCATCGTCGCGATCCTGACGTACTTCCAAATCGACGTGTTCGATCACTTCTGAGTTCGGTCACCAAGCGCACGACCGACCTCAGTCCAACGGTCGATCGCGCGTCTCGCGCGGCCCGAGATACGATCGACGACTCTCGCCGTCGGTGAGAACGAGCACCCGGTCGACGACGACGGCTGGATCTGTCGCGTACAGCGACAGCGTGTGACGCCCGGCCCGATCGAGTTCGTGGTCAGTCTTCGAGTGGACACTTGACCGGAGCACGTTCCGCTGCCACTGCGGATCGTGTTCGCCGCCGTTGGCGTCGAAATCCACAACCGTCGGCTCGGCGTCGTCGATCGCGATCGCGTACCGATGGGGCGTTCCGTCCGTCGACGCGTGGGTCGGCAGCAGCTGAACCTCGACGCGGACGTCGCCGGCCTCGGCCACGAAATCGTACTCGAGACGAGCCGCCCGGTCGCGGATCGCGTCGGCGCTGAGGTGCGGACTGTCGAACGGACGACTGACCATTGCAGTCCCGGTCGTTCGGCTGAGCCCCTCGATCGGCACCCACCGCGTGGCTCCCTGTTCAACGGCGGTCGGATGGTCGGCCTCGATAGCGACGCGACCGTTCGATTCGACGAAAACCGGCGCCCGCCCGTCGGTCGCTCCGGACTCGCTTCCGTCACCAGCTGCCGATCGCGACGGCTGTTCCCGCGGTCGGATCGGGACTGTCACCTCGAGTTCCCGCCCGGCGCCCTCGATCCGGAACCGGCCGGTCGTCGCCGAATCGGGTGCGGCGTCCCAATCCACGCTGACCCACAGCCGGTCGTCCTCGTCGAAGGTCCCCGCCGTTCGCTCGAGATCGATCCACTCGTCGTCGACGGTCGCCGACCACTCGATCGTCCCCGTGCCGCGATTGTAGCAGTCGACGAACCGGGGGTGATCGACGCCCTGGACGAGCGTCGGCAACCGGCGGTCCCGCGGTCCGGTACCGGCGACACCCGCTGCCCCTTCGACGGTGACGTCCAGTGTTGGCCCCTGGTCGTCAGTTACGCGTCCGGTCGCAGGCGGATCGAACACCGGCAGGTCCCGCGGGCTCGCGGACATCATCCCGCGCCACTTCCCGTCCGACGAGGCGTTGTACCGCTCCGTCGCTGCGTCGATTCGCTCGAACGCCGCCCGCGATCGCTCCGCGTACGTCTTCGCACCCGTCCGGCCCTGTCCCGCGTAGAGTCGACTTCGCATCGCCTCGAGCGCACCCTCGTTCATCGCTCGCGCACAGCGGATGGGATACTCGACGAGGTGGAAAAACGCCGTTCGCGATTCCGACGGCAGGTCCTCGCGAATCGCTGCAGCCGTCTCGCCGATTCGCTCGTACGCCTCGAGGCGTCGCCGAGCCTCGTCGCCGTGATCGATCGCGCTGAACGTCGGTTCGTTCTTCTCGGTATCGGGGTACACCGAGTTCCAGCCGACGTGCTCCGGCTTGCGAGCGAGCGCGAGTCGATAGTACTCGGCGAGCACGTCGGCGATATCGCTCGCGCGGGACGGGCCGAACTTGCGGGCGGCCCACTCGGTAAGCCAGTCGGTCGTCGACCGAGCCGCGACCTCCTCCACGTCCCAGGCCAATTCGAAGAAGTACTCGGTCTCCGTCTCGGCAGGCTTGATGTCGCCGACGTTCGCGATCCAGAGCTGATCGACGTCGTGGCGGTACGCCCGGTGGAGTTCCTCGCGGATCAGCGCCGGCGGAACAGAACAGAGCCACTGGTGGTCGTGCGGTCGCCCCCAATAGGAGAGGTGGTAGTAGAGGCCGTGGCCACCGGAACGCGATCGCTCCTCCTCGGTCGGCAGGCGCCGGAGGTAGCCGAAGTTATCGTCGGGCCAGACGATACAAACGTCGTCGGGCACCTCGAGGCCGTTTCGGTAGAGGTCGAGCGTCTCCTTGTACGGGCAGAATATCTGCGGGACGGACTCGGCCGACGACTCGTGGTGCACCTCGAGGATGTCGCGCTGATCCTCGAGCACTTGCTGCAGGAGGGCGACGCGCTCGTCGCGGGTGTCGCCGCCGGGCATACCGGAGTCGTGAATTCCGCGCATCCCGACGGTGAACACGTTCTCGGACCCTGCGACCTCGGCGACGCGGTCGTCCCAGTACTCGCGGATGCGCTCGGCGTTGGTCTCGTAGTTCCACTCGCCGTCCGTCGCCGTGTCCCACTCGTCGACGTTGTTGCGGTGCATCGGTTCGCAGTGGGAGGTGCCGACGACGATGCTGTATCGATCAGCGGCCTCGCGATTGCCGTCGCACCGATAGAACGCCTTCGTCCCCTCGTGCATCGCGGGCCAGATCGTGTTCGCCTTGAGACGCAAGAGCAGTTCGAACACCCGTTCGTAGGTCTTCGGCCCGATTCCGTCCGGCGCCGACGGGTCGTGCGTCCGCTGGGCCCACTCGCGAAAGCCGAAATCCTCGTCGTTGACGAACAGCCCGCGGTACCGAACCGACGGCGGCCCGTCTCGCTCGAGGCCCGCGGTGACGCGGACGGCGTCGCGCTCGGGCGTCGGTACGTCCGCCCACCAGTACCACGGCGAGACGCCGAGACGGCGGGCAAATTCGTAGACGCCGTAGGCGGTGCCGCGGGGATCGCTGCCCGCGATCACCAGCGCCTCGTCCGCGCCGAACGGCGCGTCCGTCCCCGATCCGGCCCAGAGAACGTAGCTCTCGCGAGCCTCGAGACCGTGGTCACACTCGCCGTCGGTCGCGAGTTGGTCGATCGTTCGATCGAAGGCCTCGTCGACGCCGTACGTCCCGACGACGATCGCTCGTCCGCCGATATCGTCGAGACCGGAATCGCAGGTCGGCAACTGGCCGGTAACGCGGTCGATGTCGGCCTGCAGATCGTCGGCAGCGATTTCGACGACTGACGCGTCGCACACGTATCGGATCTGTGCCGTTGCATCTCCGACCAGCGGAACGACAGTCGCTGTCCCCGCGCGTGTCTCATCGTCTCCAGTGCCGTCACCCTCGAGGACGGCAATCTCGTGGTCATCCGTTCCCGTCATCTGCGCCATTCATTGCGGCTTGCTTATTTGTAGGTTCGGGTGAGGACGGCGATCCGTCCGGTGACGAACCGCTCAGTTGAAACTGCTTCCCGGTACTGAGACGAAGCGTGGTTCTATCTCACACCGTCCGGTGTAGCCGGATAACTGTTAGAGGGAATTCGGCACTCGACATTTACACGGGTACAGCCGTAAATAGAACGTAATGATCGTACATACAATATCGAGAGACGTGACACGACCGGTCGTTCGCTTAGATAGCGGTCGTTTCCGGACTGTCCGATCATACCGGACGGAATGTCGGGGATGTCCCGATATACGGTCGGTAACGCTCGACACATCCGGTGGACGAGAACTCACGAATCCGCTCTCACCGTACTCGGTGCAGCGAACGGCACAGTCAGAATCCACCGTTCGGCGGCAGTGGTGACTCGACCGAGACGGGTCGCCCCCGTTCGGCTGTCGGTACCCTCAAGTGCTATTCCAGTGTTCGTCGAAACCGAACGAAGAACTGTCCATTATGTGACTAACGTACGGAATTTATCCGGAAAGAGATCGCGCAGTTGAACCACGCGGATTACTAGAACGGGACGTGGGAAATTCCTGTAGAGATTAGGACTCCCGACGCCAACCGCTGGCACGTCGACGCCCCCGACGAACTACTCGCCAATCGCGTCGCCGAGTTCAACCCGACGAGGATTCCGGATGCCGAACTCAAACCGTACAAGGCCTCACGTGTCTCGGTTGGCGGACTCGAGTCGGCCTCAAGTCGACTGAACGGTATCGATAACTCCACGCAGGTACCCGACGGTATAGCCGCGAGCGCGGTGTCGCCAGTCGGTGTCGTCGGTCATCGCCGGCACGTGGTCCGGGATCACGACGCCGTCGTAGCCGATCTCATCCAGCGTCTCGACGACTTCGGTCGTATCGAAGTTCCCCTGATCGACGAACGTCTCGTGAAATTCGGGAACGGTCCCGACGACGTCGCGGAAGTGGATGAACCCGATCTGATCGCGCTCGCCGAACGTCCGGAGCACGTCGGTAACGTCTTCGCCCATCTGCGAGAAACAGCCCAGGCAGAGTTTGAGGCCGTGGTTGTCGCTCGGAACGAGGTCCATCGCCTTCTCGAAGTTCTCGACGCTGCGACAGAGCCGCGGAACGCCGCACATGGATTCGATGACCGGCGGATCGACCGGATGCAACGCCATCTCGACGCCAGCCTCTTCGGCGACCGGCAATACGGTCTCGAGAAAGGTCTCGTAGTTGTCCCAGAACTCGGCTTCCGTGTACTCGCGGTCGAGGCCGGGCGCGAGCGCGTCGGGATCGTCGATTTCGTCGTAGTCGAACGCGGTTCCCTGCGCACGGCCGCGGAGTTCGGCCGACCCGGTTCGCATCGGCACGACGCCCCGGGGGTTCCACTGATAGCCGAGGATTGGGATGTCGGCCTCGCCGAGGTTCCGGACGAGCGTGGTAATCTGCTCGAGAGCCGCTTCCTTCCCCTCGCGGTCGAACATGATATCGCCGTACAGCGAGTACGGCAGCGACTGAATCCCGGTCAGCGTCAACCCGGCGGCCTCGACGCGCTCTTTCGCCGCCTCGAGGTCCGCAACGGTCGGGATCGCGTCACGACCGACCGCAAGCGTCGCCCTCGCGTCGCGGTCGTTGAACTCGTCGGGTTCCTCGTCGACGTCCGCGTGGTCGACGAAGATATCCGTTGCGCCGAGTTGGCGTATGTACTGGAGTCGCGGTTCTGCAAGAGATCGCGTTCGGACGCCGACGCGGATTGTCGTATCTGGTGCCATGTGCGAGAGACGTATCACCGACTCGAGGTCGGCCGTCTTCGTTCTTACGGTGTTCCCGATACCCGAACGGTCGATCGGAGCGCCGACCGTTCGGGAGCGATCCCGCCGTAATCGGGCCGACGGAAAACGTCTGTTACTCGACGTAGGCTCGAGATACTGCCCGTTGGCGACCCTCGTGCTGGCTCTTCGTTTCATCGTCGTTATTGTTGCTCCCGCTATCGGTCGAACGGACCGAGAAATCCAGTCGAACGGATAGATCAGTTGGTGTGGGCATCGTCAAGCCGGTCACGCAACTATTTGTCTCTCAGGAACAGATTACCCCACCAGTTCTGATACACTATCGACTACCGCCCCGTGTTAGCTATATTTCCCCATCACGATAGAAAGTGGCACGGACAACATCTATAATCTTAAGTGATAATCCCTCACATGACTTCGTATGGCTAGAGAACGTCCGCTAGAGGAACTGCTCCCGACCGTCGCCGAATACACGATCGACCTCGATTTCGAGGACTTCATCCAGGGCGAACGACCGATGGTGCTTCGGGGCTTACTGGCGACGGACGACGACGAACACACTGAAATCGCCGAACGGTACATCGACTGGGCCGTCCGCTCGCAGTCGAGCGACGGCCTGATGGCCTACGGTTCGATCGACGTCGTCCCGGAGTGGGACGAACACCGCATCTTCCGGCCGATTCCGGACGCCGGTGCAGTCGCCGTGCTCGCGCTCGAGGCCTACGAGAACGGCGGGCCCGAGTCCTACCTCGAGGCCTGCCGCCGCCAGTTCGAGTACCTTCACGAGGACGCCCCGCGAAGCGAGGACGGCGGGATCACCCACCACATGGACGACATCGAGCTGTGGATCGACGCCATCTACATGATGTGTCCGTTCATGGCTCGCTACGGCCAGCTCGCGGACAGGCCCGAGGCAATCGACGAAGCCGTCGATCAGATTCTGGTGCACGATAAACACCTCCGCGACCCGTACACCGACCTCTACCGGCACATCTGGCGCGAGCAGCCCAACAGCTACCCCGACGGCTCGCTCTGGCTGCGCGGCAACGGCTGGTTCGCCACGGGCGTGCTCGACACGTTAGACTACGTGCCCGAGGACCACCCCGAGCGCGACCGCCTCGAGGAACTCGTCACCGACCACCTCAAGAGTATGGCCGACTACCAGGACGCCAGCGGCTTCTGGCACCACCTCATCGACGACGACACGATGTACCTCGAGACTTCGGGGACCCTCCAGTACGCCTACGCCTTCACCGAGGCCGTCGACCGCGGCCTGCTCGACGAGGAGTACCGCGAGGTCGCCGAAGACGCGATCGGCGCGGCCAAGACGGTCGTGACCCCCGACGGTGCGGTCCAGCGAAACGCGGCGATGCCCGGCGGCCCGGAGGCTCCGCAGGCGATCAACCTC is part of the Halopiger aswanensis genome and encodes:
- a CDS encoding ABC transporter ATP-binding protein, with the translated sequence MTVSQSAADIDRPNEDVIMKLRDTSVAFGMNRGQSRVLNDVDFDVQRDEIVGVIGESGSGKSMFASAMLDAVPEPGVTTGEVTYYPEDGEPISVTDLSKEGLRQFRWEEVSMVFQGAMSSFNPVLKIRTHFVETLSAHDYNVERGLERAKELLEDLYLEPERMLDSYPHELSGGMKQRVLIALSLVLDPEMLVMDEPTAALDLLMQRSIISLLEDIKEKHDLTIVFITHDLPLVADLADRLAVLYAFEFAEVGPADEILADPAHPYTRALLNATPNLSAPLEEMRPIEGESPDPVNIPEGCSYHPRCPLADDECRAHDPDAYDAGTDHDVYCHHWEDSIENIDKAFAKSDSSDLVRRTAADRTAAEEPVVSLNDVEIEFGSENDGLLDFGDSDVVTAVDGVSLDIYENDVVVLVGESGCGKTTLGKTAVGLQQPTDGTIEYKGRDIWEGSGNSSTLADKEIRRALQIVHQDPGSSLNSHHRVRTILETPLKRWHSDLDGNDRRERILGMLEYVGISPPEDYIDRYPHQLSGGEKQRVALIRAMLINPDLILADEAVSALDVSLRVSMMDLMIELQDTFNTSFLAISHDLSNARYFAEKTGGRIGVMYLGELVEIGSPEQIIHNPQHPYTQALRWATPELDRAEDTDENPMRTIDVPDQTNMPSGCRYHTRCPKAREVCKTEKPEMIDCTDEDGVQHTACFRALENHEYWDSEPIADDPPTAEGTGNAD
- a CDS encoding ABC transporter permease, yielding MKRSDDESSEPPNGRSGDSIDQFVPEQSVETTAEEQTDETAAQMRSDGGTIGTDSPFETTASVAETRSDRIDRFLEEYIRTPWSILRSDWRAVVSFGILGIYFLMATVGVYLVEPTHPAHGPQLLGAFENWDFPLGTTVAGRDVFAMLIHSTPSILIMMASGAVFTVAVGTIFGVVAGYKGGTIDTVLSTITDIFINIPGLPLVIVLATLLEAWINNPVTLGVLLAVAAWAGLARAIRSQVLTIRSESFVEAARAMDLSTRWILLREIIPHLMPYIVVNMVNAARRIIFAAVALYFLGVLPFSDANWGVMLNNAYNAGALYRPSAYHWLLVPMIAISGIAIGLILLAQSLDQVFNPRIRARHQDLGDDDQLEPDSESDTKDMMNV
- a CDS encoding ABC transporter permease, with amino-acid sequence MNWKIRRLGQAVFTIWAVMTLAFVMTRMMPGNPVDAFVARIGPELDNPQEAYELAEIYMNINPQDPIHVAYVDYMVALAQGNMGHSMSQNASVAAIMGDAIPWTLFVMSWAVFLSFTVGISLGALMAYWEGSKFDVGLTGYATTITSIPFYVLALLLLITFAYRLNWFPTSGRRPTGVEAGFNLPFMLGILHHAALPVLSMFVASGAASLTMRGNSVRVLGEDYLRVARLRGLPDRTIAVRYVARNAILPMYTGLMISLGTMFGGAVVLEEIFAYRGMGYYMIQAVRARDYPLMMGAFTIITIAVVIALFIADLTYGKIDPRAGGEGREAF
- a CDS encoding ABC transporter substrate-binding protein, which encodes MALAGCTNNSGNGVDNSNREPVEERVDKRFTKALHRGTYGMDNASWNPYDPSNEMANFDPPGLIFDPLMVEYQSHGTFQGLIADNWEKEDGSVLVEMSDEWTWHNGDPVTTADLVTDLDIRFRISEITSPDDPASTYIEDYEAVDDYAIRYHLHDDFTIESVLTNELAEAPLFIKEDVGNPSFGQWRDDLMDADADSDEATTLVSDFQEWSPELDEVVGNGPFQLKEVTDTALVAEVYDDHPNADDIYFTEYVIEHHEDQVLAFIEEQVDAIALNLPESPDLMQQLPEHHEINRDYDHLWSVLFNFGDYDWPNSPANNPTNQPITSDERVRKAIACALDREQIFASVPEEYDLYELPPTFLNSTAVEEGLVDIDGYDNYDVDHDRATALMEEAGYQRDDGQWYDEDGEPAELTLLAQSSTAVQVDGLDAIRHQLEEFGFTAEVDAVDEATYGESRFNGDHDIIFDNHPVFSIMGLTYVDFVWNWFAQLNHVDYENETWEIPAEIGNPDASDTMELNVMDEIEQLHLTGDDEYLQRLTWWYNQALPMYGCVIAGDYGAINANEWHVDASDEMLDNRVCEFNLVRLPDGDLRPYQE
- a CDS encoding glycosyl hydrolase 115 family protein; translated protein: MTGTDDHEIAVLEGDGTGDDETRAGTATVVPLVGDATAQIRYVCDASVVEIAADDLQADIDRVTGQLPTCDSGLDDIGGRAIVVGTYGVDEAFDRTIDQLATDGECDHGLEARESYVLWAGSGTDAPFGADEALVIAGSDPRGTAYGVYEFARRLGVSPWYWWADVPTPERDAVRVTAGLERDGPPSVRYRGLFVNDEDFGFREWAQRTHDPSAPDGIGPKTYERVFELLLRLKANTIWPAMHEGTKAFYRCDGNREAADRYSIVVGTSHCEPMHRNNVDEWDTATDGEWNYETNAERIREYWDDRVAEVAGSENVFTVGMRGIHDSGMPGGDTRDERVALLQQVLEDQRDILEVHHESSAESVPQIFCPYKETLDLYRNGLEVPDDVCIVWPDDNFGYLRRLPTEEERSRSGGHGLYYHLSYWGRPHDHQWLCSVPPALIREELHRAYRHDVDQLWIANVGDIKPAETETEYFFELAWDVEEVAARSTTDWLTEWAARKFGPSRASDIADVLAEYYRLALARKPEHVGWNSVYPDTEKNEPTFSAIDHGDEARRRLEAYERIGETAAAIREDLPSESRTAFFHLVEYPIRCARAMNEGALEAMRSRLYAGQGRTGAKTYAERSRAAFERIDAATERYNASSDGKWRGMMSASPRDLPVFDPPATGRVTDDQGPTLDVTVEGAAGVAGTGPRDRRLPTLVQGVDHPRFVDCYNRGTGTIEWSATVDDEWIDLERTAGTFDEDDRLWVSVDWDAAPDSATTGRFRIEGAGRELEVTVPIRPREQPSRSAAGDGSESGATDGRAPVFVESNGRVAIEADHPTAVEQGATRWVPIEGLSRTTGTAMVSRPFDSPHLSADAIRDRAARLEYDFVAEAGDVRVEVQLLPTHASTDGTPHRYAIAIDDAEPTVVDFDANGGEHDPQWQRNVLRSSVHSKTDHELDRAGRHTLSLYATDPAVVVDRVLVLTDGESRRSYLGPRETRDRPLD